In Bacteriovorax stolpii, a single genomic region encodes these proteins:
- a CDS encoding RNA recognition motif domain-containing protein, whose protein sequence is MSQKIYVGNLGYSIDDSALSEKFAEFGTVQSSKVIIDRDTNRSKGFAFVEMSSAIEADRAINALNGTEFGGRAMNVSEAKPMAPKSRY, encoded by the coding sequence ATGTCACAAAAAATTTATGTCGGTAACCTAGGTTACTCAATTGATGATTCTGCACTTTCTGAAAAATTTGCAGAGTTTGGAACTGTTCAATCATCAAAAGTTATTATCGATCGCGATACAAATCGTTCAAAGGGTTTTGCCTTTGTTGAAATGTCATCAGCAATCGAAGCAGACCGTGCGATCAATGCACTAAACGGAACTGAGTTTGGTGGACGCGCAATGAACGTTTCAGAGGCCAAGCCAATGGCACCAAAAAGCCGTTATTAA
- a CDS encoding DUF5522 domain-containing protein has product MKIKLDPKTYKELCAQLNKEASLAKEDSYIDPKNGQLISTSYYLQHLRKCCKGGCRHCPFGFKKR; this is encoded by the coding sequence ATGAAAATTAAATTAGACCCAAAAACATATAAAGAGCTATGCGCTCAATTGAACAAAGAAGCTTCTCTCGCCAAAGAAGATAGCTATATCGACCCTAAAAACGGTCAGCTCATATCGACTTCATACTACCTTCAACATTTAAGAAAATGTTGCAAAGGTGGGTGCCGTCATTGTCCTTTTGGATTTAAAAAAAGATAG